In the genome of Streptacidiphilus rugosus AM-16, the window ATCGCGCGGCCGGCAGTCGGCTCACATATGCCGCGGTGGCGGCAGATGTCGGGGTGACCGGCGAGACGCTACGGTCCTGGGTGCGTCAGGCCGACGAGCAGGCGGGCCGGGCCCGCGGCAGCGCGGCCGCCCTGGACCACGATGAGGAACTGGCCCGGCTGCGGGCGGAGCTCGGCAGGCTGCGCAAGGCCGAGGCCGAGTGGCAGTTGGAGCGGGAGATCCTGCGGCGGGCGGCCCAGTATTTCGCCCGGGAGATGAGGGCATGACCGGCCGCTGGGACTTCATCTCCGTCCACCGCGCCGACTTCGGTGTGCAGCGGATGTGCCGTGTTCTCGGGGTGTCGCGTTCGGGCTACTACCGTTGGATGGTCGGCGCGGCCGCCCGCGCCGAGCGCCGGGCGGACGACGACGCGCTGGTCGCGGAGATCCGCGAAATCCACGCCGACCACCGTGGCACCTACGGAGTGCGGCGCGTGCACGCCGAGTTGCGGGGCCTCGGGCACATGGTCAACCACAAGCGGGTCGAGCGTCTGATGCGGCTGAACGGGATCGAGGGCCGGCATCTGCGCCGGCGCAGGCGGACCACCGTCCCTGACCGGCTCGCGCCGCCAGCGCCGGATCTGGTCCGACGCGATTTCACTGCCGGGAACCTGGACGAGAAGTGGTGCGGCGACATCACATACGTGCAGGTCGGCGGCACGTGGCTCTACCTGGCCTGCGTCCTGGACATCTGCTCGCGCCGGGTGCTCGGCTGGTCGATGGCCACCCACATGCGGACCGAATTGGTCGTCGACGCGCTCACGATGGCGGTGGCGACCCGCGGCGGCCACGTCGAGGGAGTGATCTTCCACGCGGACAGGGGATCGCAATACACCTCAGCCGTGTTCGCCCAGGTCAGCGGCCATTTCGGCATCCGCAGGAGCATCGGTCGTGTCGGGTCGAGCTACGACAACGCGCTGGCCGAGAGCTTCTGGCGGGGGCTGAAGAGAGAAGCGATGCAGCAGGTGTTCGCGACGGTGCGACAGGCCAGGCTGGAGATCTTCCAGTGGCTGACCTACTACAACGCCCGAAGGCGCCACAGGAGCCTCGGCTACCTCTCACCCGTCGAGTTCGAACAGCAGCACCGGGCAGAGCATAGACTCACGCTCGCGGCATGAACCCCCGTGTCCACACTCCGGGGGACGCCTCGTAGAAGCTGTGCCCCCGCCTGGCGGCGTAGGCGAGCATCACCATGACCTGGCAGTTGCGCACGTCCCCGGTCACGCCGCAATGCTGGTGGGCCACGCCCACCGAGCGAGTACCCTTCTTGATCACCTGGGTGTCGTCCAGCACCAGTGTGGCCTGATCGTCGCCGAGTTCGGCGGCGACATAGTTCTGGACCTCCGCCAGCAGGGCGTCCGCGTCCCAGGACGCCTCCCCGAGGAACTTCTGGATCCGGTGCGGACTCGCATGCCCGCCCCGCCATCGTCCAGCCGTTCTTCCTGCCCAGGTCCGACAGCAGACCCTCGACCAGGTCCGCGAACACCTCCCGCGGCTCCGGCCGCGCGAACAGATGCCCCAACCCCTCGGTGAGCGACCGCCCACCCCTCCACGTCCTCGCGTGCCACATCAACCAGCATGACCACTCAACGACAGGAACGATCACCAGTCACAACATCTGAGGCTGTAGTACTCGCCCGCAACATCCTCGAGATCGTCTGGCAGCTGATCGCCGACCCCGACGCCCGCTACCACGACCTGGGCGCCGACTGGTACGAGACGCACACCGATCCCGATCGCCGTACCCGCGAGCTCGTGCGCCAGCTCGAACGCCTCGGCAACACCGTCACCCTCACCCCCAACCTCGCCTGAACGAACCAGGCAAGCGGATCTCTTCACCACCTCACCGTGAGCACGGCACAGACTCCGGCCTGCCCGCAACTATCGTGATTTTCCGGCCAGGTGCCTTGCTGTTTGGCGCTGATGGAAGCGTGAGAACTCCTATCATCCCAGGTGGGGGCGGCTTGGACTCGCGGCGACCACCGACCCAGCCCCTGGCGGCCCAGCTTCGCAGTGTGATCGCCGGCATCCCGAGCTCGGCTGCGAGGTCGTCGAGCCACCACTCGTCGGGGCCCGGACACCTTCCCGCAGGTCCGCCGCGATCTGCGCGGTCTTCTCCCCGGGATCGAACCGCGCACCCGCCTCCAACCGCACCGACTCCCGCGCCGCCGGCCCCCTCGGACTCAGCCCGCTGCCCTGCGCGTAGCTCATGACCACGACATACCGCAGGGCTCATGAACCGTCAGCCCCACTCGCCATAACGAGTTCAAATGCAGC includes:
- a CDS encoding IS3 family transposase (programmed frameshift); amino-acid sequence: MGRRSPYPEELRNDAVALYRAAGSRLTYAAVAADVGVTGETLRSWVRQADEQAGRARGSAAALDHDEELARLRAELGRLRKAEAGVAVGAGDPAAGGPVFRPGDEGMTGRWDFISVHRADFGVQRMCRVLGVSRSGYYRWMVGAAARAERRADDDALVAEIREIHADHRGTYGVRRVHAELRGLGHMVNHKRVERLMRLNGIEGRHLRRRRRTTVPDRLAPPAPDLVRRDFTAGNLDEKWCGDITYVQVGGTWLYLACVLDICSRRVLGWSMATHMRTELVVDALTMAVATRGGHVEGVIFHADRGSQYTSAVFAQVSGHFGIRRSIGRVGSSYDNALAESFWRGLKREAMQQVFATVRQARLEIFQWLTYYNARRRHRSLGYLSPVEFEQQHRAEHRLTLAA
- a CDS encoding transposase; translation: MGGRSPRGWGICSRGRSRGRCSRTWSRVCCRTWAGRTAGRWRGGHASPHRIQKFLGEASWDADALLAEVQNYVAAELGDDQATLVLDDTQVIKKGTRSVGVAHQHCGVTGDVRNCQVMVMLAYAARRGHSFYEASPGVWTRGFMPRA